One segment of Panicum virgatum strain AP13 chromosome 3K, P.virgatum_v5, whole genome shotgun sequence DNA contains the following:
- the LOC120697550 gene encoding thioredoxin H4-2-like, translating into MGGCAGKARREDDDKLDFKGGNVHIITTKEGWDQKIAEANRDGKTVVANFSASWCGPCRVIAPVYAEMSKTYPQLMFLTIDVDDLMDFSSSWDIRATPTFFFLKNGQQIDKLVGANKPELEKKVLAAAGGSSSK; encoded by the exons ATGGGAGGCTGTGCGGGGAAG GCACGTCGGGAAGACGATGATAAGCTTGATTTCAAAGGTGGAAATGTGCATATCATAACAACCAAAGAGGGCTGGGATCAGAAGATTGCAGAAGCAAACAGAGATGGGAAAACC GTTGTGGCAAATTTCAGCGCTTCCTGGTGCGGACCATGCCGTGTCATTGCTCCTGTCTATGCTGAGATGTCAAAGACTTATCCTCAACTCATGTTCTTGACAATAGATGTTGATGACCTGATG GATTTCAGCTCCTCATGGGATATCCGTGCGACCCCGACGTTCTTCTTTCTCAAGAACGGGCAGCAGATCGACAAGCTGGTCGGCGCTAACAAACCTGAGCTCGAGAAGAAAGTGCTAGCAGCCGCTGGCGGCAGTTCGAGCAAGTGA